In one Anas platyrhynchos isolate ZD024472 breed Pekin duck chromosome 8, IASCAAS_PekinDuck_T2T, whole genome shotgun sequence genomic region, the following are encoded:
- the HENMT1 gene encoding small RNA 2'-O-methyltransferase isoform X1: MMVMCTYQNTMDENFQEERCTGMIKFTPPLYKQRYQFVKDLVGKYKPKKVADLGCADCTLLWMLKFYNCIEVLAGLDICASVMKEKMHRLYPLPADYLQPSERSLTVTLHHGSVAHEDPCMLGFDLVTCIELIEHLEESELEKFPEVVFGFMAPTMVVISTPNSEFNPLLPGVTVFRHQDHKFEWDRAQFQSWALDAAKRYGYSVEFTGVGNPPTGMEDVGFCTQIAVFVKKYPQTSEPAQSKKPTEAAYKTVFRAVYPSLKDEKYLQSAVVSEVMFTAHAIKRSLLDHLVSEQEDYNDDPTERKLQLQHSVNCFSEELETLAVEKSMEPLTNGSVVYIPLRKIFSFPKVNQLCGTFEKLRELITGKVTLSSDGSAVVLDTDHENEEN, translated from the exons ATGATGGTGATGTGT acTTACCAAAATACAATGGATGAGAACTTTCAAGAAGAACGGTGTACTGGCATGATCAAATTCACACCACCATTGTACAAACAACGGTACCAGTTTGTTAAAGATTTAGTGGGAAAATACAAACCTAAGAAG GTGGCAGATTTAGGATGTGCAGACTGTACACTTCTCTGGATGCTGAAATTCTACAATTGCATTGAAGTGTTAGCTGGGCTAGATATCTGTGCAAGTgtgatgaaagagaaaat GCACAGGTTGTATCCTCTTCCTGCTGATTATTTGCAGCCATCTGAAAGATCCTTAACTGTTACACTGCATCACGGCTCAGTTGCGCATGAAGATCCCTGCATGCTTGGTTTTGACTTGGTGACATGCATTGAATT GATAGAGCACCTGGAAGAATCAGAGCTAGAGAAGTTTCCTGAAGTGGTGTTTGGTTTCATGGCTCCAACCATGGTGGTTATCAGTACTCCAAATTCTGAATTTAACCCCTTGCTTCCAGGAGTGACAGTTTTCAGGCATCAAGACCACAAATTTGAATGGGACCGAGCACAATTTCAAAGTTG GGCTTTAGATGCTGCTAAACGCTATGGTTACTCAGTGGAATTTACTGGTGTAGGGAACCCACCAACAGGAATGGAGGATGTTGGGTTTTGTACCCAAATAGCCGTGTTTGTTAAAAAATATCCTCAAACCAGTGAACCAGCGCAGTCTAAGAAACCCACTGAAGCAGCTTACAAAACA GTCTTCAGAGCAGTGTATCCAAGTCTTAAAGATGAGAAGTACCTGCAGAGTGCAGTGGTCAGTGAAGTTATGTTCACAGCACATGCCATTAAACGAAGTCTGCTGGACCATTTAGTGTCAGAACAAGAGGACTATAATGATGATCCTACTGAGAGAAAATTGCAACTCCAACATTCAGTGaactgtttttcagaagaaCTTGAAACACTGGCTGTTGAAAAAAGCATGGAGCCACTTACCAATGGAAGTGTGGTTTATATACctctaaggaaaatattttcttttcctaaagtGAATCAACTTTGTGGTACCTTTGAGAAGTTGCGCGAGCTTATTACTGGCAAGGTCACACTGAGCAGCGATGGTTCTGCTGTGGTGCTCGATACTGACCATGAAAACGAAGAGAATTAG
- the HENMT1 gene encoding small RNA 2'-O-methyltransferase isoform X3, with protein MLKFYNCIEVLAGLDICASVMKEKMHRLYPLPADYLQPSERSLTVTLHHGSVAHEDPCMLGFDLVTCIELIEHLEESELEKFPEVVFGFMAPTMVVISTPNSEFNPLLPGVTVFRHQDHKFEWDRAQFQSWALDAAKRYGYSVEFTGVGNPPTGMEDVGFCTQIAVFVKKYPQTSEPAQSKKPTEAAYKTVFRAVYPSLKDEKYLQSAVVSEVMFTAHAIKRSLLDHLVSEQEDYNDDPTERKLQLQHSVNCFSEELETLAVEKSMEPLTNGSVVYIPLRKIFSFPKVNQLCGTFEKLRELITGKVTLSSDGSAVVLDTDHENEEN; from the exons ATGCTGAAATTCTACAATTGCATTGAAGTGTTAGCTGGGCTAGATATCTGTGCAAGTgtgatgaaagagaaaat GCACAGGTTGTATCCTCTTCCTGCTGATTATTTGCAGCCATCTGAAAGATCCTTAACTGTTACACTGCATCACGGCTCAGTTGCGCATGAAGATCCCTGCATGCTTGGTTTTGACTTGGTGACATGCATTGAATT GATAGAGCACCTGGAAGAATCAGAGCTAGAGAAGTTTCCTGAAGTGGTGTTTGGTTTCATGGCTCCAACCATGGTGGTTATCAGTACTCCAAATTCTGAATTTAACCCCTTGCTTCCAGGAGTGACAGTTTTCAGGCATCAAGACCACAAATTTGAATGGGACCGAGCACAATTTCAAAGTTG GGCTTTAGATGCTGCTAAACGCTATGGTTACTCAGTGGAATTTACTGGTGTAGGGAACCCACCAACAGGAATGGAGGATGTTGGGTTTTGTACCCAAATAGCCGTGTTTGTTAAAAAATATCCTCAAACCAGTGAACCAGCGCAGTCTAAGAAACCCACTGAAGCAGCTTACAAAACA GTCTTCAGAGCAGTGTATCCAAGTCTTAAAGATGAGAAGTACCTGCAGAGTGCAGTGGTCAGTGAAGTTATGTTCACAGCACATGCCATTAAACGAAGTCTGCTGGACCATTTAGTGTCAGAACAAGAGGACTATAATGATGATCCTACTGAGAGAAAATTGCAACTCCAACATTCAGTGaactgtttttcagaagaaCTTGAAACACTGGCTGTTGAAAAAAGCATGGAGCCACTTACCAATGGAAGTGTGGTTTATATACctctaaggaaaatattttcttttcctaaagtGAATCAACTTTGTGGTACCTTTGAGAAGTTGCGCGAGCTTATTACTGGCAAGGTCACACTGAGCAGCGATGGTTCTGCTGTGGTGCTCGATACTGACCATGAAAACGAAGAGAATTAG
- the PRPF38B gene encoding pre-mRNA-splicing factor 38B, whose protein sequence is MANNSPAVGAGNCQGQQAAQHQAGAAAPGQQQLQSGAPKPAASGKQGNVLPLWGNEKTMNLNPMILTNILSSPYFKVQLYELKTYHEVVDEIYFKVTHVEPWEKGSRKTAGQTGMCGGVRGVGTGGIVSTAFCLLYKLFTLKLTRKQVMGLITHTDSPYIRALGFMYIRYTQPPTDLWDWFESFLDDEEDLDVKAGGGCVMTIGEMLRSFLTKLEWFSTLFPRIPVPVQKTIDQQIKSRPRKIKKDGKEGMEEIDRHVERRRSRSPRRSISPRRSPRRSRSRSHHREPHGSSSFDRELERERERQRLEREAKEREKERRRSRSTDRALERRRSRSRERYRSRSRSRDRKGDRRDRDREREKENERSRKKERDYDKERGSEREKDSDRSRERSKERRSKGDPEERRHKDDKDDKKHRDDKRDSKKERKHSRSRSRERKHRSRSRSKNTGKRSRSRSKEKSSKHKSESKEKSNKRSRSRSRGRTDSVEKSKKRDHSPSKERSRKRSRSKDRSHKHDPSDSKDHSDKHDRRRSQSTERESQEKQHKNKDETV, encoded by the exons atgGCCAACAACAGCCCCGCCGTGGGCGCCGGCAACTGCCAGGGGCAGCAGGCGGCGCAGCACCAGgccggcgccgccgccccgggccagcagcagctgcagagcggCGCCCCGAAGCCGGCGGCCTCCGGCAAGCAGGGCAACGTGCTGCCGCTGTGGGGCAACGAGAAGACCATGAACCTCAACCCCATGATCCTCACCAACATCCTCTCCTCGCCATACTTCAAGGTGCAGCTCTACGAGCTCAAGACGTACCACGAGGTGGTGGACGAGATCTACTTCAAG GTTACGCATGTTGAACCATGGGAAAAGGGGAGTAGAAAAACAGCAGGCCAGACAGGAATGTGTGGAGGG gtcCGTGGTGTTGGAACTGGAGGAATTGTGTCCACTGCCTTTTGTCTGCTCTACAAATTATTTACACTGAAGCTGACCCGTAAGCAAGTGATGGGCCTTATAACTCATACAGACTCTCCATATATTAGGGCTCTTGGATTTATGTATATTAG GTACACACAACCACCTACAGATCTATGGGACTGGTTTGAATCCTTTCTTGATGATGAAGAG GACTTGGACGTGAAGGCAGGTGGGGGCTGTGTTATGACCATCGGGGAGATGCTTCGTTCCTTCCTTACTAAGCTGGAATGGTTTTCCACGTTGTTTCCAAGAATTCCTGTGCCAGTCCAGAAAACTATCGACCAACAAATTAAAAGCAGACCCAGAAAAATCAAGAAAGATGGCAAGGAGGGAATGGAAGAAATAGACCGGCATGTAGAACGTAGACGTTCAAG gtctcCAAGGCGATCCATCAGTCCCAGGAGGTCTCCCAGAAGATCCAGAAGCAGAAGTCATCACCGGGAACCCCATGGATCATCTAGCTTTGACAGAGAGctagaaagagagagggaacgGCAGAGATTAGAACGTGAAGctaaggagagagaaaaagaaaggcgGAGATCTCGAAGCACTGATCGCGCGCTAGAACGGAGACGAAGCAGAAGCAGGGAACGGTACAGAAGCCGTAGTCGGAGTCGTGACAGGAAAGGAGATAGACGAGACAGGGACAGGGAGCGAGAGAAAGAGAATGAACGCAGccggaaaaaagagagagattatgACAAGGAGAGAGGTAGCGAGAGGGAAAAAGATAGTGATCGGTCTAGAGAAAGatcaaaagaaaggagaagtaAGGGTGATCCAGAAGAGAGAAGACACAAGGATGACAAAGATGACAAGAAACACCGGGATGATAAGAGGGATtccaaaaaagagagaaaacatagTAGAAGTCGAAGCCGGGAAAGAAAGCATAGGAGTAGAAGTCGAAGTAAGAATACAGGTAAGCGCAGCAGAAGCAGGAGCAAAGAGAAATCAAGTAAACATAAAAGcgaaagcaaagagaaatcaAATAAACGAAGTAGgagcagaagcagaggaagaacAGATAGTGTCGAGAAGTCCAAAAAACGAGACCACAGTCCCAGTAAAGAAAGATCTAGAAAGCGTAGTAGAAGCAAAGACCGTTCCCACAAACATGATCCCAGTGATAGCAAGGACCATTCAGACAAACACGATCGTCGAAGGAGCCAAAGTACAGAGCGAGAGAGCcaagaaaagcaacacaaaaacaaagatGAGACTGTGTGA
- the FNDC7 gene encoding fibronectin type III domain-containing protein 7, which yields MCGSKSRSLVFLGLVCNSLEMVFSSSTGFSMSIYDVTSRSIYLRWPKFSGAFTYRITATAVNTVGHSLQAHFSGITFTGTLTSLIPNTVYVIQAEAIDMNGIILAETQIMQSTAPDIPVIDQAYSKLSNSITVEWRVVPGATSYLLSAQDGDSCIETTVTNSPGTVMGLKPATSYRITIRSINAGGKSQPSPSRKAKTVLAAPVLSVSSPSCDSIAVSWKAVYMAAGFSVSLMRSDGLGRMLKQNTTNTSFVFTNLDPGTLYTIKAYAWNANGLPGDDFTYNQRTSPQAPVDVQVVFNSGALRAVVSWMPAEGALTYTVTASSGLLKLKCNTSSASCVVLPLQCGSEYSVFVTAHNDAGSSKPTDAVSLKTIPCAPGNISIEEDEPGNLLVSWSSVNFGHYYVVFVKSDDGLEVHCNTSHTQCHFQSDCGFTYFISVFAYNKAGQSPLGDVFNYTTAPCCPSDFHAVLVTSDTVEVTWAPVRGAELYETKAAEGSSAVLCNDTATACTLSALRCNTLYNITVYSFSEARGSNTSCTSKYVATAPCSPEIKNISKEALSVVTVHWQSNNEEATYTVTARGDAGLWHCTSSGNSCTLVNLPCGSAFSVSAIARSPAGQSLPSYSVPLETAPCCPNDLTLTQVTQSVTNISWSAGMGAQTYVTVLESSKGWAKCHTLQNYCLLGCIACGTTYTVSLRAISETGLTSSCTYQGYSSSACCPSGVKLYRIGNNGIRVYWRASAEAKSYNTDLRGSKGNFTCTPSSGQSYCDITEIPCGDVYTVVVSPVTDTEPKLTFCPKKIYSVTCSGSSVGMVIYRGKNNAEHV from the exons ATGTGCGGCTCAAAAAGTCGGTCATTAGTATTCCTTGGACTGGTTTGCAACAGCCTAGAAATG GTTTTTTCATCTAGCACAG gTTTCTCTATGTCTATATATGATGTGACATCAAGAAGCATTTATCTCAgatggcccaagttttcaggaGCCTTTACCTACAGAATCACAGCTACAGCTGTGAATACTGTGGGCCATTCTTTACAGGCTCATTTCAGTGGTATTACATTTACAGGCACGCTAACTTCATTAATTCCCAATACTGTTTATGTTATACAAGCAGAAGCCATTGACATGAATGGAATTATTCTGGCTGAAACACAGATTATGCAGTCAACAG cTCCAGACATACCTGTTATCGATCAAGCTTACTCAAAACTTAGCAACAGTATCACAGTGGAATGGAGAGTGGTACCTGGAGCTACAAGTTATCTACTGTCTGCACAAGATGGAGATTCCTGCATTGAAACTACAGTCACAAATTCACCGGGTACAGTTATGGGATTGAAACCTGCCACCTCGTACAGAATCACTATCAGATCTAtaaatgcaggaggaaaaagcCAGCCTTCACcttccagaaaagcaaaaacag TCCTGGCTGCTCCAGTTCTGTCTGTTAGTTCCCCGAGCTGTGACTCCATTGCAGTGAGCTGGAAAGCTGTGTATATGGCAGCTGGATTCTCTGTGTCCCTGATGAGATCAGATGGTTTGGGCAGAATGCTGAAGCAGAACACCACCAATACTTCCTTCGTATTTACAAATTTAGATCCAGGAACTCTCTATACTATCAAGGCATATGCCTGGAATGCCAATGGGCTTCCTGGAGATGATTTCACATACAACCAAAGAACAa GTCCTCAGGCGCCAGTGGATGTTCAAGTAGTTTTCAATAGTGGTGCTTTAAGAGCTGTTGTTTCTTGGATgccagcagaaggagctctaACTTACACTGTGACAGCCTCCAGTGGACTCCTGAAACTGAAGTGTAACACATCTTCTGCCTCCTGCGTGGTACTGCCACTCCAGTGTGGATCTGAATATTCTGTTTTTGTCACAGCACATAATGATGCTGGATCCAGTAAACCTACTGATGCAGTAAGCTTAAAAACTA tcccttGTGCCCCAGGAAATATATCAATTGAAGAGGATGAACCTGGCAACTTGTTGGTATCATGGTCTAGTGTCAATTTTGGCCATTATTATGTGGTTTTTGTGAAGAGCGATGATGGCTTGGAAGTGCACTGCAACACATCACATACTCAATGCCATTTCCAATCAGACTGCGGTTTCACCTACTTCATTAGTGTCTTTGCATACAACAAGGCAGGGCAGAGTCCTTTAGGCGATGTATTCAATTACACCACTG CACCTTGCTGCCCCAGTGACTTCCACGCTGTGCTGGTGACAAGTGACACTGTGGAGGTGACCTGGGCTCCTGTCCGCGGTGCTGAACTGTACGAGACAAAAGCTGCTGAGGGGAGCAGCGCTGTGCTCTGCAACGACACCGCCACGGCCTGCACCTTGTCTGCTCTGCGCTGCAACACCCTCTACAACATCACTGTTTACTCATTCAGCGAGGCCAGGGGCAGCAACACATCATGCACATCTAAATACGTGGCAACAG CTCCCTGCAgtcctgaaattaaaaatatctcaAAGGAGGCTCTTTCTGTAGTCACTGTGCATTGGCAGTCTAACAATGAAGAAGCTACATATACCGTAACTGCACGAGGAGACGCTGGACTTTGGCATTGCACAAGCTCTGGAAACTCCTGTACCCTAGTTAATCTTCCCTGTGGATCTGCTTTCTCTGTTAGTGCTATAGCAAGGTCACCCGCTGGACAGAGCTTACCCAGCTACAGCGTTCCTTTAGAGACAG cTCCTTGTTGCCCTAACGACCTGACACTGACTCAAGTGACACAGTCTGTAACAAACATCAGCTGGTCTGCTGGGATGGGTGCTCAGACATATGTAACAGTGCTGGAGTCTTCCAAAGGATGGGCAAAGTGTCACACTCTCCAAAACTACTGTCTCCTGGGATGCATCGCATGTGGCACCACCTATACAGTATCACTGAGAGCAATCAGTGAAACTGGTTTGACATCCAGTTGCACGTATCAAGGATACTCTTCCA GTGCTTGCTGTCCTTCTGGAGTGAAGCTGTACAGAATTGGCAACAACGGTATCCGGGTGTACTGGCGAGCTTCTGCAGAAGCAAAAAGCTACAATACTGATTTACGTGGTTCAAAAGGCAATTTCACCTGTACCCCTAGCTCTGGGCAAAGTTACTGTGATATCACTGAGATACCTTGTGGGGACGTCTACACAGTGGTAGTATCTCCAGTTACCGATACGGAGCCAAAGCTGACTTTTTGTcctaagaaaatatattcag TAACCTGTTCTGGAAGCTCTGTTGGAATGG TGATTTATAGAGGAAAGAACAATGCAGAACATGTCTAG
- the HENMT1 gene encoding small RNA 2'-O-methyltransferase isoform X2 — protein MDENFQEERCTGMIKFTPPLYKQRYQFVKDLVGKYKPKKVADLGCADCTLLWMLKFYNCIEVLAGLDICASVMKEKMHRLYPLPADYLQPSERSLTVTLHHGSVAHEDPCMLGFDLVTCIELIEHLEESELEKFPEVVFGFMAPTMVVISTPNSEFNPLLPGVTVFRHQDHKFEWDRAQFQSWALDAAKRYGYSVEFTGVGNPPTGMEDVGFCTQIAVFVKKYPQTSEPAQSKKPTEAAYKTVFRAVYPSLKDEKYLQSAVVSEVMFTAHAIKRSLLDHLVSEQEDYNDDPTERKLQLQHSVNCFSEELETLAVEKSMEPLTNGSVVYIPLRKIFSFPKVNQLCGTFEKLRELITGKVTLSSDGSAVVLDTDHENEEN, from the exons ATGGATGAGAACTTTCAAGAAGAACGGTGTACTGGCATGATCAAATTCACACCACCATTGTACAAACAACGGTACCAGTTTGTTAAAGATTTAGTGGGAAAATACAAACCTAAGAAG GTGGCAGATTTAGGATGTGCAGACTGTACACTTCTCTGGATGCTGAAATTCTACAATTGCATTGAAGTGTTAGCTGGGCTAGATATCTGTGCAAGTgtgatgaaagagaaaat GCACAGGTTGTATCCTCTTCCTGCTGATTATTTGCAGCCATCTGAAAGATCCTTAACTGTTACACTGCATCACGGCTCAGTTGCGCATGAAGATCCCTGCATGCTTGGTTTTGACTTGGTGACATGCATTGAATT GATAGAGCACCTGGAAGAATCAGAGCTAGAGAAGTTTCCTGAAGTGGTGTTTGGTTTCATGGCTCCAACCATGGTGGTTATCAGTACTCCAAATTCTGAATTTAACCCCTTGCTTCCAGGAGTGACAGTTTTCAGGCATCAAGACCACAAATTTGAATGGGACCGAGCACAATTTCAAAGTTG GGCTTTAGATGCTGCTAAACGCTATGGTTACTCAGTGGAATTTACTGGTGTAGGGAACCCACCAACAGGAATGGAGGATGTTGGGTTTTGTACCCAAATAGCCGTGTTTGTTAAAAAATATCCTCAAACCAGTGAACCAGCGCAGTCTAAGAAACCCACTGAAGCAGCTTACAAAACA GTCTTCAGAGCAGTGTATCCAAGTCTTAAAGATGAGAAGTACCTGCAGAGTGCAGTGGTCAGTGAAGTTATGTTCACAGCACATGCCATTAAACGAAGTCTGCTGGACCATTTAGTGTCAGAACAAGAGGACTATAATGATGATCCTACTGAGAGAAAATTGCAACTCCAACATTCAGTGaactgtttttcagaagaaCTTGAAACACTGGCTGTTGAAAAAAGCATGGAGCCACTTACCAATGGAAGTGTGGTTTATATACctctaaggaaaatattttcttttcctaaagtGAATCAACTTTGTGGTACCTTTGAGAAGTTGCGCGAGCTTATTACTGGCAAGGTCACACTGAGCAGCGATGGTTCTGCTGTGGTGCTCGATACTGACCATGAAAACGAAGAGAATTAG